A genomic region of Arachis hypogaea cultivar Tifrunner chromosome 5, arahy.Tifrunner.gnm2.J5K5, whole genome shotgun sequence contains the following coding sequences:
- the LOC112802573 gene encoding protein JINGUBANG — MEYPRSYSSSSSSSHYFNNHLQEEEERLNSVTSLNYSQSHYHPSTAAYHHCLATLKGHTSSYVSSLTLSGNFLYTGSSDREIRSWDRSLLQSEFDHHSSSAANMVLAGKGAVKSLVVQSDMLFSAHQDHKIRVWKIRSHDNEAHNQKCTRVATLPTLGDRATKVLIPKNHVQIRRHKKSTWVHHVDTVSVLALSGDGALLYSVSWDRTIKIWRTRDFTCLESVNNAHEDAINAMAVSTDGLVYSGSADKKIKVWKRVEGEKKHILVDILEKHNSGINALALSCDETLLYSGACDRSILVWEKREAVEEEEEEGGGYNGKMVVVGKLKGHTKSILCLAVVSDLVCSGSADKTIRVWRKGNNNNEYSCLAVLEGHNGPVKCLTTVVDDGDPCDEGSSFLVYSGSLDCDVKVWKIFVPPL; from the exons ATGGAATACCCGCGATCTTATAGTAGCTCTTCCTCATCTTCTCATTATTTCAACAAccatcttcaagaagaagaagagagactaAACTCAGTTACTTCTCTTAATTACTCACAATCCCATTATCACCCTTCCACAGCCGCATACCACCACTGCCTCGCCACGCTCAAAGGCCACACTTCTTCCTACGTCTCCTCCCTAACTCTTTCTGGAAACTTCCTCTATACTGGCTCTTCGGATCGTGAAATCAGATCATGGGACCGCTCCCTTCTCCAATCCGAATTTGACCACCACTCAAGTTCAGCCGCCAACATGGTACTTGCCGGAAAAG GAGCTGTGAAGTCACTAGTAGTTCAATCAGACATGCTCTTTAGCGCTCATCAAGACCACAAAATCCGGGTCTGGAAGATAAGAAGCCACGACAATGAAGCGCATAATCAGAAATGTACTCGAGTAGCGACGCTCCCCACGCTCGGGGACCGCGCCACCAAGGTGCTGATTCCCAAGAACCATGTCCAGATACGGAGGCACAAGAAGTCCACTTGGGTTCACCACGTCGACACCGTTTCTGTCCTCGCCTTGTCCGGCGACGGCGCCCTGCTTTACTCTGTTTCGTGGGACAGGACAATCAAAATCTGGAGAACAAGGGACTTTACATGTTTGGAATCG GTGAACAACGCACACGAGGACGCCATAAACGCAATGGCGGTTTCCACAGATGGACTTGTTTACAGTGGTTCAGCGGATAAGAAGATCAAGGTGTGGAAGAGAGTGGAAGGAGAAAAGAAACACATTCTAGTGGACATCTTAGAGAAGCACAACTCAGGGATAAATGCCTTGGCTCTCAGCTGTGATGAAACTCTCTTGTATTCAGGTGCATGTGACAGGTCAATATTGGTTTGGGAGAAAAGAGAGgcggtggaagaagaagaagaagaaggaggagggtaTAATGGTAAAATGGTAGTGGTTGGTAAACTGAAAGGGCACACCAAGTCCATATTGTGCCTTGCTGTGGTATCTGATTTGGTGTGTAGTGGTTCTGCTGACAAAACAATTAGGGTGTGGAGGAAGggtaataataacaatgaataTTCTTGTTTGGCTGTTCTGGAAGGGCATAATGGTCCAGTTAAGTGCTTGACTACGGTCGTTGATGATGGTGATCCATGTGATGAAGGTTCTTCTTTTCTAGTCTATAGTGGCAGCTTGGATTGTGATGTTAAGGTGTGGAAGATTTTTGTTCCTCCACTCTAA